The DNA sequence CAAGTTAACGACTGACAGAGGCTAGGTCTAGGACCTTTAATCAGACACAAGGATCTCCCCGGAGTGTATCCCCCCGATAAGATGGTCAAAGAACGCTACCAGAATACATATAGCTAGCCTGCTATCATCCGGGTAAGTATGCCAGTGCCATTCTCTATCTCATCTGAAGCGCTTCTCCCTCTGTCTGGGTCCAAGTTCTGTCATTTCGGGGACCTGTGATCCCACTGCTCACCCTAAACCGAACGTGGCTAATAGTACATGACAGTTCAAAAGAAACGATACCAGATAACCCTGATTGAATACTACTGGTGTCCTGTAGTTCTCGCTTTTTTCCTGGGATGCGTAAGACACGCTATTGGGAACACGAAGAGCCAAACTCGGATCATTTGAGTAAGTATGCCAGTGCCATGCTCCATCCCACCTGAAGCGCTGCTAACGCGGCTAATAGTACCTTTTGAGAATCAAAAGAATCGAAACCAAACAACTCCGGTTGGATACTTCCTCCAATCCCTCGTTCTCgctattgttattcttcGATCTCCAACACTACATGTTATCGATTCAGGAAAGTTATAATGGGCATTGTACAGAGGGTTGTCATACCGTGAAGCTTGTTAGATGACTATATTACGACGATTAGGTCAAATGAGAGCCAGAAGATTCATAGCCGAATTCAAGAACTAATGAATACCTCTGCTGTATTGTTTTTGTATATGGTGTCTTTGCCGACTTGGCGTGTGTTCACTCCAGTTGATAGAGTATAACTTGCAGCAAGTAGCTGTCTACTGGTACTCGTCACTTGTAGGCTATAGTTGAGCATGCCATTAGTTGCCTTAGGTGTAAATGTAAATCACGCGCCTCAAGCTATGAAGCTATCCTCACCTCCCGCGCCCCCATCTGCCCTCCAAGCCTCCCACTCCCactttctccctccctctcttactctctccctctctcacGATGGCTGTAAGTATAActatcttttccttcaaagCTTCAAGTCACCTAGTGGCTTGACACCGAGTTCTGTAATAGCTTTATCATAAGCTTTGCTGAACTCCTCACTGCCTCATAGCAGATTCTTTCTCCCTATAAGCTTTGATATCTATTAATGTATACTAATCAAGTGGGAAAGACTAATAACAATGATACCAATGCTGTTGTCGCCCGCCTGGGCGAACTGGGGGACTTTTTGCAAGTCTACGCCAGGGGTTTCGCTGCTGCTGTAAGATTTTCATCCACTACTAAGATATTATCATAATAATCTTCCaaaaagcagcagcagtcagagaagaagaagaagaagaagaagaagaagaagaagaagaagaagaccaaggcaAGTTAAGCTTACATctatctaatatatttaCTAATATTTATTAGAACGATGCCCCCGCCCCCCCCGGCCCCGATGCCCCAAAGTCAATGACAAAGATGGCCAAGCGCCATCGGCGGCGCCGCGCCGccaagcaggagaagaaggtatATATTTAACTTTAACTCAAACTCTTTATAATAGCAGACTAATATAGACAttaggagaaggagaagaaggccaagaaggccaagaagaagaagaaggaggaggaggaggaggaggccgaggagaagaccgaggagaccgaggaggagaaggctgagaagaagaccgaggagaaggaagaagaagaagaagaagccatggaagatgCTGTGGTTTTCACTCTCACTGAGTgaaaattttcttttttttttttttaagtAGTTTAATTTAAGACAAGGATGTCTTTGTGAATTTTATTCAAAGATGCTTGCTAAGTAACTGGTACACATTAGTTTATTTACGTTAATTACTGGCCTCCTATCCTCTGCAGGATGTGGATGGTCATTTAAACGGTAGTAGTCTACTAGCGAGAGATGTATTTTCAAAGCGCTGGGGCGTAATCGGCACAAGCTGATTAAAAGACGGCTGTGGTTGTAATAGCGCATGCGCGGTGTTACTGTAAGTACTTTGCCATTGGAGTCTTGATCCATGGTACACTATGACTGACACTTATTATCCTTTCAAAGTGCTACATAACAGTACTTGCGATTACGGAGGATTGAAATAACAACTGACCCACTGATTTCTCAACACCCTAGTCAGCACATGGAAATTAGTATACACTCTCTCTCCTGGGTACGGTGTTAAGATAACTGGAGAGCACGCTGCACTGGGGAAGAGGCTAATAGCGTCTTCTACGAGTaagagaagcttctccagaCAAGGACAGAGGTCTAACCTTGTTCGATCTTTCTAGGGAACGATAGCGCTATATCCAAGCATCACGACAGTGATATTCAGCACACCGAAGAGCACCTACCAGGCCGTTAAGCGATTGTCCTGTCTATTATACACAATCATTACCCCACGATGTGTTGGTATACTTAACATGAAGCTCCAATAAGCTGAGCGCGAGTCAGTATACTTTTCTTATCAATAACTCTCCAATCACATTCTGATACTCGATAGCAGAGGTCCACTGATATTTTGCCCTCTTGACTAAGCGACCTGTCGTCCTCCTTCGTACGCGCGATTCGATACACTTGTCATATTTATGCTATGACATCTGGTCTTTCCATAATACCAGATGATATCTTGATCTGCATCGTGACCTTGGCCTTAGAAATACTCTGTATCGTTAATTCCCGAaccttttctctctcaccCCCCCCCCGAGTCATATCCCGCAAATTGGACGAACGAGCTCTCAATTATCGAGTTCAGTTGACAAGATGATCGAGCACGGCATAACTCCTCTGAGCACAATCGGAACACATGCAGATGGGATCGAAGTGGATACGTCGTGAACTCGTTACAAAGTGTCCACAAATATCGAAATTCTAACGCGTTATCGCAACTTTAACAAATGAACAACAGCTTCAAAGACAGAACCGGAAGCTATACTACCAACCCATCCGGTGTCCACAGAGAATACCAGCAAACTTTTGGTACACCTTCCTGCGCCAAGGCCATTGTCAAACTTCCCCCGGAAGTCATCGCTCCACTACAACCTCCTCCTACCTTCGCATCTATGGCTGCTGCGCTGCCCAACTTCTTGTCTCTACTACTGTTTCACAGCAGGAGAAAATTAAGACTCTGTTTAGCAAGAAGACAGTATCTAAGAAAAAGACTGTCTTAGCTATAACATGTGAATCTAAAGAACCCCcagatatattatatatcaCCACAGTTTCAGTCTTTCTTAACATGGAAAGCAACTAATAGGAAACGGCAAGATAACCCCTAAGCAGGTTAAAGAGATCAGGGAAATTTGGGAACCATGAAATAGGATCCCTGCCTGTTGTTCGAGTGCCTACTACTTTCTAACAGTCAGTGTCATGATAATAGATCCATACCTGGACGAGCAATCTCTCTGCGCTACCAAACAACTATACCTCGTTCGATGTACAATATCGCTCCTTAAAGTGCTTGTTCATTGCTAAGTTCTCGTCTGATTTATATGCAAACCCCCCGAAGTTGAAACACACTAATCGCATGGTCATCTATAGCCTATTACTTCCCTGTCATTCCCATTCCGCATCCTCTCCATGAATCTCATAACCGGTTTACTGCTGTCGAAAAGAGGCTCAGGTGCCCTATTGGTCGTTATCGACAAATTTACCAACGCGACTCGACTTCTTTCGGACAAAACAATTTTCCGCGGCCATATTTTGAGCCAAAACAGTGCTTTCAACAAGTCTGGTCTTATTGGGGCTTCCTGCAGAGGGTAATCTCCAATAGGATGCCAAATTCACTTCAGTCGTTTGATCATATCTATTGGGCAGAGCTGACGTTGATTTGATCTTACAGAGGCATGAAAAATCAATCTATGGATGACACTGGCCGCGTCATATACACCTGGTATTGTGGTATTGTGGCTCAACAGGGTGGCCATTCGTTCAACATAGGAACCGAGACGGTATAGCTAGTGGAACTATGCCCTGGAAGGATATACTCATCGCTACTACTGCTGGGCATCTGAAGAACTTGTTTCGGAGATAGAGGCACCCTTGCTACTCATGTATCGCCCTGGTGTTTCACTCGATTGTACTATACAACAGAACAAGAAtaggaagatgacgatgaataCGGCTTAAACATACCGTCCAACATCGCACCACATCTAGTACCTATATGTGAAGGGTACACGGTATAGATCAGGATTCTAGGAATAAGTCATCGGCTAGAGTAGCAATGTGTATTTAAAAGCTTGGAAAGCTTCCAAGTCTAGACGAAAGCGAGTGGCTACAGCAGCCTAAATCTACAAAAcgggagaaaaaaatatCTGCAGTTGAGATAAAATCTTTACTTTAATCCTGCAAACTATTACCATCATAAATCGGAGCACGTGGCCTACATATTTAGAGTATATAAGCTAACATATCTCAGCCGGGCTCATAACCCAGAGGTCCCTGGACTTTTTGCCTATCTAGCCTTCTGGCGAACTTTATTTTAATCTTCGCATTATCTATACCTAATAATACATCAATAAAGCAAAATCTGATTAGGTTATACCAATTTTTATTAATGTTCTCGTTCCGCTGATCAACATCCTGTTAATTAAGATTGGTTGAAGTTAAGGGCACAACTGAAGTCTATTACACTGATGAATTAGATATTTAGTTCTATATTAGAACTATACATCGAGTATctattgttttcttcttattcatAAGCGAGCTCGCTCCCTGAAATCTAAGTGTAAAAATCTATTAGTAGATGTGAAAGTGTCTTTTGTATCTTCCTGAAACGAGTTGCTACCGAGTATAAAGGAAATATCAGATAATATACTAGGCAGAGAAGGTGCAGTATACTGGGCATGCCATAAACATTACATATATAACGTGGAAGACAGCAGCAGAAATACATGTTAAAAAGGCTTCCAGGGTATGTATCAGCAAAAGGCAATACCTAAATGGCGAGGTATAACATAAGATTAGTATCCACACTAGGTTGCCGCCCATTTCCTCTATATAGTATAACATAGACTATACTATATAGGCGGTAGTTCACGTCAGTAGCATTCCAACGAGCCAAGCAGGCGCCTAAACACCAGCTAGTAGGTAGGGCGAGGGAAATTGATCACAAACACCCCAAAGGCAGATCGACGTTTCTACGCATgtccatcttcagctttgGCCTGTCCAAAGCTGGATCACTGAGGGATGGTGTAGCCAATTTCGGCTGATCGTCCAGTTTTATGGTGTGGGTGGCTGTGAGAAGGGTAAAGATATTAAGATTCTGGTGGCTGTCGGCATAGGATATGGGAGATTGGTAGTCCTAGGATGAAATATGCTAGCTTCTTGTAATTTTTTATAAAAGCTCACCACATCTATACTCGATATCAGAGCTTCCCGGGACGGCCCTGCCTCTTAGCTACCACGGAATTAGACTACTAATAACCACGGACACTGAAAAGCCTCCTGGAGCCCAAAAAAGTAGAGGTTGAATAGGGGTCAAAAAGATAGCATGTCCTGGTTTCGATCCAGGGACCTATTGTTCGTTAGGAATCGGATTGTGATTGGCTGTGATGAAGGATAATCGTACCTCCGGGTTATGAGCCCGGCTGTGATACGTTAGCTTTTTATCAAATTCTGCAGGTCACGTGATTTCGTACCGCTCTTCCCCTGAGCTAACATGCTCTGATTGGTGATAAATTGAAATATATCTCGGGATATAAAGAAAATTGCCGTGGATCTGTAAAGGGCGGCTTGCCGACGACCGGTATTCGATTTTGCCTCGTGTTTGCACTACCACTACTTAATACAATCAATTATAGGATGACTGCCACCACAAGGAGACGATGGCACTGAGCTACAATGTTCTCTACAAAAGCTCAAGATATAGGGCCTGTGTTGAGAATAGTCTTGCTTAGAGAAATGTGATATGGGCTCAAGATCTCATATATTTTCATAAATCATGTCTCGTGGATCTTCTCGAAGGCAGAGTAACAATATCTAAATATTTGTTCCAGCAAATTTAGAGTAGTATCGGTCGTGTTGTTTAATTATGATGGCTGTAGATCAAGGGAATTCAAGCAATGCTTGCCACTTTAAAACACGCTCGCCGGGACATCAGATAAGTATCACCACCTTCCCGAGCGAGGTCTCCCACGTCTGTCCTCAACCAGCTCACGTTGCTTCATCCGTCGCTCTTCACGATGCCGGAAGGGTGGAGACATCGGTCTGTCCAACATCAATGGCGGTTCTCCTGGCATTGccgctggtggtgctggaggcgcTGGGGGAGGCATAGAGCTCCTTTCACGGTGAATCTCTTGGATCCGTCGACGACGTGCGCGGCGAATGTCTTCCGACAAGTCAACTAGAGCAGAAACATCATCCTGTGTGATTATGTTAGTAGTAAGCTTCATAGTGGAAGAGAGATTCACTCACGAATTGAAGGTACGAAAACACGTAATAGGATGATACTGTCTCCTCGTATTCATATCCAGATCGTTCAATTGCTTCCCTGACTACCAGGTCCTTGGTGATCTCCGTCCAGAGCCCATTTCGTTGATCTTTCATACCAATGTATCGCCGTCCTACTTTACCCCGTGCAAAATCCGGGTCACTTTCCGAATGTCTTTCCTCACTTACAGTAAACTTGGgctttttgtctttgaggGCTGGCTCTCTGGGTCCATGAGAGATTTCATCTAGCAAAGCCTCCCGCTCTGTCTTGGGGGCTGCAGAGATGATTGCCCAATCATCTCCGGTCATTTTAGGGGTACTTTCCCGTATAGACCTCTCCAGCTCACGAGGCCTGCCATAGACCTCTTCTAATACTTCGTGCTCATCAAACCCACCTGGCATTACTTCATGGAtggatatttccttttcacgTTCGATAGACCTTGGGCGAGATTGGGGAGTCGGATATGCTTCGTCCCTTTGCCGAAGAAAAGGCTCCGGAGGTGGACCGCGTACTATATTTGGAAGCTCTGGCCCACCGCGTTCTTCAACGAGTATCTCTTCATGAGATGCCGGTCTCAACTTTTCcctcttgggcttctcaAAACTGACTTCGGGGCTAGGTGCGCGGGGCGGACGAGGTGGTCGGGAGAAATCAAAATCTAACGGTGGGTCAATCATCATACTACCGTCTATATCAGGTAGCAAGCTCACCTTCCGGATCTTGTACATGTCGCTTCGGTGGGCTTCGGTGGATAGGCGCCCGAGCGAGAGAAACATCCGCAGAGTCTTCTGAATCCGGGGAAGACGTGCTgtcatcgtcttcatggAGGTCAGCCTTTCTTGGAGGTCTTCGCCGCCTGCTTCTCCGAACTAAaacatcatcttcttcctcttcatacCCATCCTCTACGTCTGTGTTAGGGCCAGACTGGGGTCGTAGCCGTGGGGGTGCATGATAATGAGGACCACTGCGGGTTTTTCTGTATTCGTGCTTCATTTCATCGACACTGGGTGGTAATTCCAGTTCATATTCCGAACGACGGCTT is a window from the Aspergillus oryzae RIB40 DNA, chromosome 6 genome containing:
- a CDS encoding uncharacterized protein (predicted protein) — translated: MPRRYRAREYDEDMYEVERDHYHRKHQHRPRGGRHYKEEVICEQPRAPSPPPVEEFDRLRIRDDAGPELIREPPRETSKELRKVRDDTFKRRRPHRREVVEEEEHVSQDEELTRRITGSESEDEVPIIPKRRSAPRRGDVRDELSKPRSRRSEYELELPPSVDEMKHEYRKTRSGPHYHAPPRLRPQSGPNTDVEDGYEEEEDDVLVRRSRRRRPPRKADLHEDDDSTSSPDSEDSADVSLARAPIHRSPPKRHVQDPEDFDFSRPPRPPRAPSPEVSFEKPKREKLRPASHEEILVEERGGPELPNIVRGPPPEPFLRQRDEAYPTPQSRPRSIEREKEISIHEVMPGGFDEHEVLEEVYGRPRELERSIRESTPKMTGDDWAIISAAPKTEREALLDEISHGPREPALKDKKPKFTVSEERHSESDPDFARGKVGRRYIGMKDQRNGLWTEITKDLVVREAIERSGYEYEETVSSYYVFSYLQFIHET